In Chitinophagales bacterium, the following proteins share a genomic window:
- a CDS encoding GNAT family protein has translation MEQAMGFVKIHSNKKFGKAGEWVQYGIENRETKKIIGDCAIKIKQSDIRIAEIGITISHTEQRKGYAKQVMIGILDFLFSIEDFHRVAERVDVKNTASIKLLESIGFRKEGHFIENIFFNGKWGSEFQYAMLRREWESKIKLL, from the coding sequence ATGGAACAGGCAATGGGCTTTGTCAAAATACATTCAAACAAAAAATTCGGAAAGGCGGGTGAGTGGGTGCAGTATGGAATTGAAAACAGGGAAACAAAAAAAATCATTGGCGACTGTGCGATTAAGATCAAGCAATCAGACATTAGAATAGCGGAAATTGGAATTACAATTTCCCACACTGAACAGCGGAAGGGCTATGCTAAACAGGTCATGATTGGCATTCTGGATTTTTTATTTAGCATTGAGGATTTCCACCGGGTTGCCGAAAGAGTGGATGTTAAAAATACAGCATCCATAAAACTGCTGGAAAGCATTGGTTTTAGAAAGGAAGGGCATTTTATAGAAAACATCTTTTTCAACGGAAAATGGGGTAGTGAATTTCAATACGCTATGCTGAGAAGGGAATGGGAGAGTAAAATAAAATTGTTGTAA
- a CDS encoding histidine phosphatase family protein gives MKKLYLVRHAKSSWKYRALRDFERPLKKSGTEDAIIMARHLKAKNIFPEHWVSSPAKRAFTTAEIFAEELGFSKSEVKTLSGIYASSVDEMKTLILGLPNEVNSTMLFGHEPTLSYICELLSNRSFDKVPTSGVVALSFNVEQWGQIRENSAQIDFFIYPKMFRK, from the coding sequence ATGAAAAAACTCTACTTAGTTCGACATGCAAAGTCAAGTTGGAAATACAGAGCATTGAGAGATTTTGAGCGCCCGCTGAAAAAAAGCGGGACAGAAGATGCCATTATTATGGCACGGCATCTTAAAGCAAAGAATATTTTCCCCGAACACTGGGTCAGTAGCCCTGCAAAAAGAGCTTTCACTACAGCCGAAATTTTTGCAGAAGAACTCGGTTTTTCAAAATCTGAAGTTAAAACGCTGTCGGGAATTTATGCCAGTTCGGTTGATGAAATGAAAACCTTGATTCTTGGTTTGCCTAATGAAGTAAATAGTACCATGCTGTTTGGACATGAACCTACACTGAGCTATATCTGTGAATTATTGAGCAACAGGAGCTTTGATAAAGTGCCCACCTCAGGTGTTGTTGCCCTTTCCTTCAATGTAGAGCAATGGGGACAGATCAGGGAGAATAGCGCACAGATTGATTTCTTTATTTATCCTAAAATGTTTAGGAAGTAG
- a CDS encoding PhoH family protein — protein sequence MPEQQKAKKIFVIDTSVILYNHTSILSFADNDVAIPITVLEELDNFKKGNEIKNFEAREFIRTLDKLSGEYTITNWTPLNGGGKGKFKVILNETGKTDSDLVFGGKKADHKILNAALKLAEEEKDKKVILVSKDINLRLKAKALNLTAEDFETGKVKNIDELFKGKSTIDDVDPEVISAIYKDGFCAYKALFSEEPIANHYYILKNEKKSVLAYYNPSTEMLERIEKRYAYHIKPRNAEQVFALHSLFHPDVKVVTLQGVSGTGKTLLALSAALEQAKQFSQIFLARPIVPLSNKDIGYLPGDIKSKINPYMEPMWDNLKFIKGQFKETERSYKKIESMLEREKLLITPLAYIRGRSISNVYFIVDEAQNLTPHEIKTIITRAGDDTKIVFTGDINQIDTPYLDSQSNGLSYLIDKFKGQDIYSHINLEKGERSDLANLANQLL from the coding sequence ATGCCAGAACAACAAAAAGCAAAAAAGATATTTGTAATAGATACTTCCGTAATACTCTACAACCACACTTCTATACTTTCTTTTGCCGACAATGACGTAGCCATTCCCATCACAGTACTGGAAGAATTAGACAATTTCAAAAAGGGCAATGAGATCAAAAATTTTGAAGCGCGTGAATTCATCAGAACGCTTGACAAGCTATCGGGAGAATATACCATCACGAATTGGACGCCCCTGAATGGGGGAGGTAAAGGTAAATTCAAAGTGATTTTGAACGAAACCGGAAAGACGGATTCCGACCTTGTTTTTGGGGGCAAAAAAGCGGACCATAAAATTCTGAACGCAGCACTTAAACTGGCGGAAGAGGAAAAAGACAAGAAGGTGATTCTGGTTAGCAAGGATATTAATTTGCGATTGAAAGCTAAAGCTCTAAACCTTACTGCTGAAGATTTTGAAACCGGCAAAGTAAAAAATATTGATGAGCTTTTTAAAGGCAAAAGCACGATAGATGATGTCGATCCGGAGGTGATCAGCGCCATATATAAAGATGGCTTTTGTGCTTACAAAGCACTTTTTAGTGAGGAGCCCATTGCCAATCACTATTATATCTTGAAAAACGAGAAAAAATCAGTGCTGGCCTATTACAATCCCTCTACTGAAATGCTGGAACGCATAGAAAAACGCTATGCCTATCACATCAAACCTAGAAATGCTGAGCAGGTATTTGCCTTACATTCTCTATTCCATCCCGATGTAAAAGTAGTAACACTTCAGGGTGTCTCAGGAACCGGGAAGACCTTGCTGGCGCTATCTGCTGCGCTGGAGCAGGCCAAGCAATTCAGCCAGATTTTTCTGGCACGACCCATCGTTCCCCTCAGCAATAAAGACATTGGTTATCTTCCGGGAGATATTAAATCCAAGATCAATCCCTATATGGAGCCCATGTGGGACAATCTGAAATTTATAAAAGGACAGTTCAAAGAAACGGAGCGCTCTTATAAAAAAATAGAGTCGATGCTGGAAAGAGAGAAATTGCTGATTACCCCACTGGCCTATATTCGAGGACGAAGCATTTCAAATGTTTATTTTATAGTGGATGAAGCGCAGAACTTAACGCCCCACGAAATCAAAACCATTATTACCCGTGCCGGTGATGATACCAAAATAGTTTTTACCGGAGACATCAATCAGATAGATACGCCCTATCTCGATTCGCAGAGCAATGGTCTTTCCTACCTGATAGATAAATTCAAAGGCCAGGATATATACTCACATATCAATCTGGAAAAAGGAGAGCGCTCAGACCTGGCGAATTTAGCCAATCAGTTGTTATAG
- a CDS encoding acyl-CoA dehydrogenase encodes MEQFFYGILPQFIGPAIAGIVLVFLALAYKGAALWLWTIFAAAFLWGFGAPVWLWAVFGAFAVLFNVPPLRQNLVSAPTMAFLNKLGFLPTISDTERIALDAGTVWIDGDFFSGKPDFKKILEESYPELSEDEKAFMNGPVEELCKMANDHQIHKDGDLPAEIWDYIKKERFFGMTIPKEYEGHGFSASGMNAITAKIGTRSAPLCVDVMVPNSLGPGELLTHYGTPKQKEYYLPRLAKGEEIPCFALTEPNAGSDAASISSHGVVFKGDDGKLYMKLNWNKRYITLAAISTLLGLAFQLRDPENLLGKGKFPGITCALIPTNLPGVVLGKRHDPLGVPFINSPTEGHDVVVSVDQIIGGPEQAGNGWRMLMETLAGGRGIFLPAMGRAAGKMLGLAGGAYAGVRQQFGLEIGKFEGIEEILAKIGGLGYVLEGMNRFTCGALDKGKKPAVISALAKYWATELNRTLVNDAMDMVGGAGIIMGPKNLLGNSYIALPVGITVEGSNIVTRSLIIYGQGLIRCHPYAVKEMEAIMNNDAKAFDKAFWGHTGMILSTKVRSLLLSLTRGWLAGSPVSGPTAKYYRRLSWTSATFAFLSNIALIMLGGELKRKEKLSGKFADILSWQYLAICALRRYEAGGRKKEELPFVQWACEYALAKIQLAFDGIYSNFPVPLIGSVFAGPVALWSRLNPIGTMPSDKLGHKVAKTLLSPGPYRDSLKDGCFVPTDSEEQFAKLEKAFALVDESKGVYGKIRKAIKSKQLKKAKGKILLKNALEAEVITQEEYELVLKTERLRDEVVQVDSFSLEEMPVNIEVVTAPSKDTSVAT; translated from the coding sequence ATGGAACAGTTTTTTTACGGGATACTTCCTCAATTCATCGGTCCTGCCATTGCCGGGATCGTTCTTGTATTTTTAGCTTTGGCCTACAAAGGAGCTGCACTTTGGCTCTGGACTATTTTTGCAGCGGCTTTTCTCTGGGGCTTTGGAGCTCCGGTATGGCTTTGGGCTGTTTTTGGAGCATTTGCTGTATTATTCAATGTTCCACCATTGCGGCAAAATCTAGTTTCTGCACCAACAATGGCATTTCTGAATAAACTCGGATTCCTACCAACTATTTCAGATACAGAAAGAATTGCCCTGGATGCCGGAACAGTCTGGATCGATGGCGACTTTTTCTCGGGCAAGCCCGATTTCAAAAAAATCTTAGAGGAATCCTATCCTGAATTGTCAGAAGATGAAAAAGCCTTTATGAATGGCCCGGTTGAAGAACTGTGTAAAATGGCCAATGACCACCAAATCCATAAGGATGGCGATCTGCCAGCCGAAATATGGGACTATATTAAAAAAGAACGCTTTTTTGGTATGACCATTCCAAAAGAATATGAAGGACACGGATTTTCAGCCAGTGGTATGAATGCCATTACTGCAAAAATCGGCACAAGGTCTGCACCGCTATGTGTGGATGTAATGGTGCCCAACTCTTTAGGACCTGGCGAATTGCTGACACATTACGGCACACCGAAACAAAAAGAATATTATTTGCCTCGCCTGGCGAAAGGAGAGGAAATCCCCTGTTTTGCGTTGACAGAACCCAATGCCGGTTCAGATGCTGCTTCAATATCCTCTCACGGTGTAGTCTTTAAGGGCGATGATGGCAAACTGTACATGAAATTAAACTGGAACAAGCGTTACATCACTCTGGCAGCAATTTCAACCTTGCTTGGGTTGGCTTTTCAGTTAAGAGACCCGGAAAACCTGTTGGGAAAAGGTAAATTTCCCGGCATTACCTGCGCTTTGATTCCAACGAATTTGCCCGGAGTGGTTTTGGGAAAAAGACACGATCCACTGGGTGTTCCTTTTATCAATTCGCCAACAGAAGGACATGATGTGGTTGTTTCCGTTGATCAGATCATAGGTGGGCCTGAGCAGGCCGGCAATGGTTGGAGAATGTTGATGGAAACACTGGCCGGTGGAAGGGGCATATTTTTACCCGCGATGGGTCGTGCAGCCGGTAAAATGCTCGGTTTGGCAGGAGGTGCTTATGCTGGTGTCAGACAGCAATTCGGCCTGGAAATTGGAAAGTTTGAGGGCATTGAGGAAATACTTGCAAAAATCGGAGGCCTGGGTTATGTGCTTGAGGGCATGAACAGGTTTACCTGCGGTGCTTTGGACAAGGGCAAAAAACCGGCAGTAATTTCTGCACTGGCCAAATATTGGGCAACTGAACTCAATCGTACTTTGGTTAATGATGCGATGGATATGGTGGGAGGTGCAGGAATTATTATGGGGCCTAAGAATTTGCTGGGCAATTCATACATTGCCCTTCCGGTAGGCATTACAGTTGAAGGCTCCAATATTGTAACGCGCTCCCTGATCATTTACGGACAGGGCTTGATTAGATGTCACCCCTATGCGGTGAAGGAAATGGAAGCCATTATGAACAATGATGCGAAAGCTTTTGACAAAGCCTTTTGGGGACATACAGGAATGATCCTTAGCACTAAGGTGCGTTCTTTATTATTGAGTTTGACTCGGGGTTGGTTGGCAGGTTCACCTGTTAGCGGTCCTACGGCCAAATACTACAGAAGATTGTCCTGGACTTCTGCCACTTTCGCATTTTTATCCAATATTGCATTGATTATGCTGGGCGGTGAACTGAAAAGAAAGGAAAAGTTATCTGGAAAATTTGCCGATATACTTTCCTGGCAATACCTGGCGATCTGTGCCCTGAGACGCTACGAAGCAGGCGGCAGAAAGAAAGAAGAGCTGCCTTTTGTACAATGGGCCTGTGAATATGCCCTGGCAAAAATCCAATTGGCCTTTGATGGGATATACAGCAATTTCCCTGTTCCGCTAATAGGCAGTGTTTTTGCCGGTCCGGTTGCACTGTGGTCGAGATTGAACCCGATTGGCACCATGCCTTCCGACAAACTGGGACATAAAGTAGCCAAAACACTATTAAGCCCAGGCCCCTACAGGGATAGCCTGAAAGACGGCTGTTTTGTACCGACCGACAGCGAGGAGCAATTTGCCAAACTTGAAAAAGCCTTCGCTTTGGTAGATGAGAGCAAAGGTGTTTATGGTAAAATAAGGAAAGCCATAAAAAGCAAGCAACTCAAAAAGGCCAAAGGAAAAATATTGCTGAAAAATGCTTTAGAAGCTGAAGTCATTACGCAGGAGGAATATGAACTGGTATTAAAAACCGAACGGCTGCGCGATGAAGTTGTACAGGTGGATTCCTTTAGCCTGGAGGAAATGCCCGTGAATATTGAGGTGGTTACAGCGCCTTCAAAAGATACGTCTGTTGCTACTTAG
- a CDS encoding uridine-cytidine kinase, whose protein sequence is MNQKPYIVGVAGGSASGKTSFLKVLKKRMPEGSVSIVSQDNYYKPFDTQEKDENGEVNFDLPTAICRESFHRDLQALMAGNTVRVKEYTFNNSAKISGEIELAPAPVIVMEGLFIFHYNEIRSFLDLKVYIDAKEDIKLKRRILRDATERGYAENTVRYQWDQHVVPSYKKFLRPYRDNSDIIITNNVRFDKGLDVLISHLNTKI, encoded by the coding sequence ATGAACCAAAAACCATACATAGTTGGTGTAGCAGGGGGGAGTGCCTCGGGCAAAACTTCTTTTTTAAAAGTATTGAAAAAGAGAATGCCCGAGGGCAGTGTCAGTATAGTGTCGCAAGACAATTACTACAAGCCCTTTGATACCCAGGAAAAAGATGAAAACGGGGAAGTGAATTTCGACCTTCCCACTGCCATTTGCAGAGAGAGTTTCCACCGCGATTTGCAAGCGTTAATGGCCGGTAATACTGTGCGCGTAAAAGAATATACTTTCAATAATTCTGCTAAAATTTCGGGAGAAATAGAATTGGCCCCTGCACCTGTCATTGTTATGGAAGGACTCTTTATTTTTCATTACAATGAAATTCGCAGTTTTCTCGATCTAAAAGTATATATTGATGCCAAAGAAGACATCAAACTGAAAAGAAGGATATTGCGCGATGCCACAGAAAGAGGTTATGCGGAAAACACTGTGCGCTATCAATGGGATCAGCATGTGGTGCCTTCTTATAAAAAATTTCTACGTCCATACCGCGACAATTCAGACATCATTATCACGAATAATGTTCGGTTTGATAAAGGGCTGGATGTATTGATCAGTCATTTAAACACTAAAATTTAA
- a CDS encoding DUF349 domain-containing protein, translated as MSKQEIVLQLEETIKENEVQKVLDKVRVLEKEFEEAREQKNKVALKAFLEDENNHESDFVAPKDSADFRFKELINIFNDKYAAYKKQHSEELKANYELKKELLADLKNLIENEETIAKAFDKFEAIKEKWRNTGAVPKHLYSELQNEWVHHNDLFYYTVNIYKDLKKLDLDKNLEAKQKVVEKINHLKDEKSIKQCEHFVKQFQEEWSEIGPVPHEKWEALRATYKEALDAVYQRIKEHYKKVKEEQKTNQEAKEKVIETIRNIDVDVLDHPKKWQEATKQVLDQQKEWKGIGFSPRKKREVLFQDYREACDRFFNAKQAYYEKLKEKREKIREKKEALLKDLEQWKDSTDWRKATLEIKNIQDRWKQIEPLSPREENRMWKKMRSTCDYFFDKKRTFYATMDDRQEENLKTKQALVEKIKKTELSGDKEKDLQELKKIAEEWTNIGPVPRKEVENINTAYKSALDGLYKNLSVDDSEKEAIQYQNRMDAFVAAGEDTDLLFKKEERILSDKVKGLKDSIIQYENNLSFFGHSKGAEKLRKDVEQRVEQSKKRLEEWEQKLKLLRKNRDLFHKAKAEKKEQADKEA; from the coding sequence ATGAGTAAGCAGGAAATCGTATTGCAATTAGAAGAAACCATTAAGGAAAACGAAGTACAGAAAGTGCTCGATAAAGTGCGCGTGCTCGAAAAAGAATTTGAGGAAGCCCGCGAGCAAAAAAACAAAGTTGCGCTCAAAGCTTTTTTGGAGGATGAAAACAACCATGAGTCGGATTTCGTGGCGCCCAAAGATTCAGCAGACTTTCGTTTTAAAGAGCTTATCAATATTTTTAATGACAAATACGCTGCCTATAAAAAGCAACACAGCGAAGAACTCAAGGCCAATTACGAGCTGAAAAAAGAGCTTTTGGCGGATTTGAAAAACCTCATAGAAAATGAGGAAACAATAGCCAAAGCCTTTGACAAATTTGAAGCCATAAAAGAAAAATGGCGCAATACCGGGGCTGTGCCCAAGCACCTCTACAGTGAATTGCAAAACGAATGGGTGCACCATAATGATCTGTTTTACTATACGGTAAACATCTACAAAGACCTGAAAAAGCTTGACCTGGATAAAAACCTTGAAGCCAAGCAAAAGGTAGTGGAAAAAATCAATCATCTGAAAGATGAAAAATCCATCAAACAGTGCGAGCATTTCGTAAAGCAGTTTCAGGAAGAATGGAGCGAGATCGGGCCTGTTCCGCACGAGAAATGGGAAGCGCTTCGGGCGACTTACAAAGAAGCACTGGATGCGGTTTACCAAAGAATAAAAGAACATTACAAAAAGGTAAAAGAAGAACAAAAGACCAATCAGGAAGCCAAAGAGAAAGTAATTGAAACCATCAGAAATATTGATGTCGATGTGCTGGATCATCCCAAAAAGTGGCAAGAGGCTACAAAGCAGGTTTTAGACCAGCAAAAGGAATGGAAAGGCATTGGCTTTAGTCCGAGAAAAAAGCGCGAAGTTCTTTTTCAGGATTATCGCGAGGCATGCGATCGCTTTTTCAATGCCAAACAAGCCTATTACGAAAAGCTGAAAGAAAAGCGCGAGAAAATTCGTGAGAAAAAAGAAGCGCTGCTCAAAGATTTGGAGCAGTGGAAAGACAGTACGGATTGGCGCAAAGCTACGTTGGAAATTAAAAATATACAGGACCGCTGGAAGCAGATCGAGCCGCTTTCGCCCCGCGAAGAAAACCGCATGTGGAAGAAAATGAGAAGCACCTGCGATTATTTCTTCGATAAGAAAAGAACTTTTTATGCCACAATGGACGACAGGCAGGAAGAAAATCTGAAAACTAAACAAGCACTGGTTGAAAAGATCAAAAAAACTGAGCTCAGTGGTGATAAAGAAAAAGACCTTCAGGAGCTAAAGAAAATTGCAGAAGAATGGACCAATATCGGGCCGGTTCCGAGAAAGGAAGTAGAAAATATTAATACAGCTTACAAGTCAGCTTTAGATGGTCTTTACAAAAATCTTTCGGTAGATGACAGTGAAAAAGAGGCCATTCAGTACCAAAACAGAATGGATGCTTTTGTTGCAGCGGGAGAAGATACAGACCTACTCTTTAAAAAGGAAGAGCGTATTCTGAGCGATAAAGTTAAAGGCTTGAAAGATTCAATCATACAATATGAAAACAACCTGAGTTTTTTCGGCCACAGCAAAGGCGCAGAAAAATTGCGCAAAGATGTGGAGCAAAGAGTGGAGCAATCGAAAAAGCGCCTGGAAGAATGGGAGCAAAAATTAAAACTGCTGCGCAAAAACAGAGACCTTTTTCACAAAGCA